The following proteins come from a genomic window of Pseudomonas sp. MAG733B:
- the pqqC gene encoding pyrroloquinoline-quinone synthase PqqC yields MTDTPMSPAEFEAALRAKGAYYHIHHPYHVAMYEGRATREQIQGWVANRFYYQVNIPLKDAAILANCPDREIRREWIQRLLDHDGAPGEDGGIEAWLRLGQAVGLDPDQLRSQELVLPGVRFAVDAYVNFARRASWQEAASSSLTELFAPQIHQSRLDSWPQHYPWIDPAGYEYFRTRLGQARRDVEHGLAITLEHYKTREGQERMLEILQFKLDILWSMLDAMSMAYELKRPPYHNVTSERVWHKGITL; encoded by the coding sequence ATGACTGACACCCCAATGTCCCCCGCCGAATTCGAAGCCGCGCTGCGGGCCAAAGGCGCCTACTACCACATCCATCACCCCTACCACGTGGCGATGTACGAAGGCCGGGCCACCCGCGAACAGATCCAGGGCTGGGTCGCCAACCGCTTCTACTATCAGGTGAACATTCCCCTGAAGGACGCGGCGATCCTCGCTAACTGCCCGGACCGCGAAATCCGCCGCGAGTGGATTCAGCGCTTGCTCGACCACGATGGCGCACCCGGCGAAGACGGCGGCATCGAAGCCTGGCTGCGTCTCGGCCAAGCTGTCGGCCTCGATCCGGATCAACTTCGCTCCCAGGAATTGGTGTTGCCCGGCGTGCGTTTCGCCGTCGATGCCTACGTCAACTTCGCCCGCCGCGCCAGTTGGCAGGAAGCCGCCAGCAGCTCGCTGACCGAACTGTTTGCGCCGCAGATCCACCAGTCGCGCCTCGACAGCTGGCCACAGCATTACCCATGGATCGATCCCGCCGGCTACGAGTATTTCCGCACACGTCTGGGTCAGGCGCGGCGCGATGTCGAGCACGGTCTGGCGATCACGCTTGAGCACTACAAAACCCGGGAAGGCCAGGAACGCATGCTGGAAATTCTCCAGTTCAAACTGGACATCCTTTGGAGCATGCTCGATGCCATGAGCATGGCCTACGAACTCAAACGCCCGCCGTATCACAACGTGACCAGTGAGCGGGTCTGGCACAAAGGAATCACCTTATGA
- the pqqD gene encoding pyrroloquinoline quinone biosynthesis peptide chaperone PqqD, with protein MSFDRSKTPTWRPGYRFQYEPAQKGHVLLYPEGMIKLNESAALIGGLIDGERDVAAIIAELDQQFPGVPELADDIEQFMEVARAQHWIELA; from the coding sequence ATGAGTTTCGATCGCAGCAAGACCCCGACCTGGCGTCCTGGCTATCGCTTCCAATACGAACCGGCGCAAAAAGGCCATGTGCTGCTGTACCCGGAAGGCATGATTAAACTCAATGAAAGCGCTGCGCTGATCGGCGGTTTGATTGATGGTGAGCGTGATGTCGCGGCGATCATCGCCGAGCTCGACCAGCAGTTCCCCGGCGTGCCCGAGCTCGCGGACGACATCGAGCAATTCATGGAGGTTGCCCGTGCGCAGCACTGGATCGAACTTGCCTGA